Proteins found in one Oribacterium sp. oral taxon 102 genomic segment:
- a CDS encoding GH25 family lysozyme, with protein sequence MVKNREKMLTAALLLSFAMGTTIPAYALIGPGEGMGSQGGMAQSQTDQNPWSGYRNADGSAFSYLERGISISKFQNQKGAIDWSKVKRDGIDFAIVRIAYGLTEDPYFDQNVSGAQNAGLKAGAYLCATAKNLDETIAEANLAVSKIRKYRLGYPVAYDMEVNGMLSEGATPEQLTEMANKFCEIVAAAGYTPVVYANTNWLKNHLRVSNIPYDIWFAAYPEDKVYRPVSGTNTTIWQTGDNGVVKGIVGNVTTEFSNKAYGGGNPERKYAASSVSGNSGVIYGGGLSFSDAGPAAARKSGWEQEKDGSWFYYEDGARAKGWKQIKDLWYYFRDDGSMVNGWVEVNGSWYYMDVDNGYMKTGWRLINDLWYYMDENGVMLSNTTRSINGIEYSFNETGACTNP encoded by the coding sequence ATGGTGAAAAATAGGGAGAAGATGCTGACGGCAGCGCTGCTTTTGAGCTTTGCGATGGGGACGACGATACCCGCCTACGCGCTGATCGGGCCGGGCGAGGGGATGGGCTCACAGGGCGGGATGGCACAGTCGCAGACGGATCAGAATCCATGGTCAGGATATCGCAATGCAGACGGCTCTGCATTTTCCTATCTGGAGAGAGGAATTTCCATCTCGAAGTTCCAGAACCAGAAGGGTGCGATTGACTGGAGCAAGGTGAAGCGGGACGGGATCGATTTCGCGATTGTCCGTATCGCCTACGGTCTGACGGAGGATCCGTATTTTGACCAGAATGTGAGCGGCGCACAGAATGCGGGACTTAAGGCCGGCGCATACCTCTGTGCGACGGCGAAGAATCTGGACGAGACAATCGCGGAGGCGAACCTCGCGGTTTCGAAGATCCGGAAGTACCGGCTCGGCTACCCGGTTGCTTATGACATGGAGGTCAACGGTATGCTCTCCGAGGGAGCGACGCCGGAGCAGCTCACGGAGATGGCGAATAAATTCTGTGAGATTGTCGCCGCGGCAGGCTATACGCCGGTTGTGTACGCCAATACCAACTGGCTGAAGAATCATCTCCGGGTATCCAATATCCCCTATGATATCTGGTTTGCCGCCTATCCGGAGGACAAGGTATATCGTCCGGTCAGCGGCACGAATACGACAATCTGGCAGACCGGAGACAACGGCGTCGTGAAGGGGATCGTCGGAAACGTGACCACGGAGTTTTCCAACAAGGCCTACGGCGGCGGGAATCCAGAGCGGAAATATGCGGCAAGCAGCGTCAGCGGAAACAGCGGGGTGATCTACGGCGGCGGACTCTCCTTCTCGGACGCGGGGCCCGCCGCAGCCCGGAAGTCCGGCTGGGAGCAGGAGAAGGACGGCAGCTGGTTCTACTATGAGGATGGCGCGAGGGCGAAGGGCTGGAAGCAGATCAAGGATCTCTGGTACTATTTCCGGGATGACGGCAGCATGGTGAACGGCTGGGTGGAGGTGAACGGCAGCTGGTATTATATGGACGTGGATAACGGCTATATGAAAACCGGCTGGAGGCTGATCAATGATCTTTGGTATTATATGGATGAGAACGGCGTGATGCTCTCGAACACGACGCGCAGCATTAACGGGATCGAGTACAGCTTCAATGAGACGGGAGCCTGCACGAACCCATAA